A part of Cannabis sativa cultivar Pink pepper isolate KNU-18-1 chromosome 6, ASM2916894v1, whole genome shotgun sequence genomic DNA contains:
- the LOC115695090 gene encoding uncharacterized protein LOC115695090 — protein sequence MEPNQVNVEEKTLIDHFSPISANPPLCIIFPETNATHFELKPSIIQLLPSFYGLGKEDPYMHVKDFLEICSTFRFQNFSDESVRLRLFPFSLKDKSKAWLNSLPARSISTWDELVNKFLSKFFSMSKTDNIRREISEFYQKDHEEFYECWERFKDLLLKCPHHGFEKWRLVKYFYDGLSPSNRQMVQSMHTGKFLQFRGDEAWESLENLSVNSQQWNCQDPRSKASNTPKRGGIYDVKDDVDIKTSLANLTRRVEAMSLSQSMNTPIHRNEFCSLCYSTSHTTQSCPSLPIYQEAFFEDVNALQTYGNSFDSPFAQSDNPNWRNHPNFSWRQNQPPMNQGHQYNSPNQSHAQHNMPYPQQQRKPSLEDTLQQFMQTTQQDLHTSSQSMLRLETQIGQLATVVVEREKGTLPCQPIPNLKSQYEVSTSRPVEEANSISILRSGKIIEKPDYISQPDAKMNTDSLKENEKSQPESSHSKDSVEKMSQTLSFIPKASFPQRLIPIKRGSQYGDILEVFKQVNINIPFLDVIKQIPAYSIFLKDLCTAKRNTNVPKKLADRSVKIPRES from the coding sequence ATGGAACCAAATCAAGTAAATGTGGAAGAAAAAACTCTTATTGATCATTTTTCTCCCATTTCTGCTAATCCACCATTATGCATTATTTTTCCTGAAACAAATGCTACACATTTTGAGCTGAAACCTTCCATAATTCAACTTTTGCCATCTTTTTATGGGTTAGGTAAAGAGGATCCATACATGCATGTGAaagattttttagaaatttgctCTACatttagatttcaaaatttttctgATGAATCTGTTAGGCTTAGACTTTTTCCATTCTCATTAAAAGATAAGTCTAAAGCCTGGTTAAATTCACTCCCAGCCCGATCTATTTCTACTTGGGATgaattagttaataaatttttgtCCAAATTTTTTTCAATGTCTAAAACGGATAATATTAGGAGAGAAATCTCCGAATTTTATCAGAAAGATCACGAAGAATTTTATGAATGTTGGGAAAGATTTAAAGATTTGTTGCTAAAATGTCCACACCATGGTTTTGAGAAATGGAGATTGGTAAAATACTTTTATGATGGATTATCTCCTTCAAACCGACAAATGGTACAGTCAATGCACACTGGAAAATTTTTGCAATTTAGAGGGGATGAGGCTTGGGAGTCTCTTGAGAATCTTTCTGTAAATTCTCAACAGTGGAATTGCCAAGATCCTAGATCGAAAGCTTCCAACACACCTAAGAGAGGTGGAATTTACGATGTCAAAGATGACGTAGATATCAAAACATCATTAGCAAATCTAACTAGGAGAGTTGAAGCTATGTCATTAAGTCAATCCATGAATACTCCTATCCATAGGAATGAATTTTGTTCTTTATGCTATAGTACAAGTCATACTACCCAGTCTTGTCCATCATTGCCTATCTACCAAGAGGCATTTTTTGAAGATGTGAATGCTCTTCAAACTTATGGGAATTCATTTGATAGCCCATTTGCTCAGTCCGACAATCCAAATTGGAGAAATCATCCAAATTTTTCTTGGAGACAGAACCAGCCTCCAATGAACCAAGGGCACCAATACAACTCACCCAATCAGAGTCATGCCCAACATAATATGCCATATCCTCAACAACAAAGAAAACCATCTTTAGAGGATACCTTACAACAGTTCATGCAAACCACCCAACAAGATTTACACACAAGTTCTCAATCCATGTTAAGGCTTGAGACACAAATTGGTCAACTTGCTACTGTTGTAGTTGAAAGGGAAAAGGGAACACTTCCCTGTCAACCCATTCCTAATCTGAAGAGTCAGTACGAGGTAAGTACATCTAGACCTGTTGAAGAAGCTAATTCAATTTCTATCCTTAGgtctggaaaaattattgaaaaacctGATTACATATCTCAACCTGATGCTAAAATGAACACTGACTCgttaaaagaaaatgaaaagagtCAGCCTGAAAGCTCACATTCCAAAGACTCGGTTGAAAAAATGAGTCAAACTTTGTCGTTCATTCCAAAAGCTTCATTCCCACAGAGATTGATCCCAATCAAAAGAGGTAGTCAGTATGGTGACATCTTAGAGGTATTCAAGCAAGTAAATATAAATATCCCTTTCTTAGATGTCATTAAGCAAATACCTGCGtactcaatttttttaaaagatctGTGTACTGCAAAAAGAAACACCAATGTTCCAAAAAAGTTAGCAGATCGATCTGTGAAAATTCCTAGAGAATCATAA